GCTCGCTCCCGCTGCAATATTTTTAAATCCTTCGTTTAAAATAGCCTGGGCAAGTATGGTTGCCGAAGTCGTACCATCTCCCGCCGCCTCATTTGTCTGGTTGGCAACATCTTTAACAAGCGCGGCACCCATGTTTTCAATCTTATCCTTAAGTTCTATTTCCTTTGCTATAGTAACGCCATCATTTGTTACCATGGGAGCGCCGTACCCACGGTCTACAAGAACATTCCTGCCCTTGGGACCAAGTGTTACGCGCACAGCATCGGCTAATTTATTAACTCCCGATTGAAGTTTTCTTCTTGCTTCTTCACCATATAAAATTTCTTTACTCATAAATTTTGTGGCTAAGCCCTTTGGGCCGCCATCCCGGCCGTTAGGCCTAGGGATTCGCTCCGCCTCACAAAACAAGATTACACTGATAACAACTGATACCACTGATGATTTTTACATGCATCAGCGTAATCAGCCATTATCTGTGATATCTAAGCGAGCCTGTCTGCCGGCAGGCAGGCGGAGCGAGCTTTTAATTATTCTAACTTAGCAATTATGTCGTCTGCTTTTACGAGCAAATATTCTCTGCCTTCAAATTTTAAGGGTTCAGATGAATATCCGCGTGTAAACAAAACCGTGTCCCCTTTTTTGACTTCAAGGGCAATTGTTTCCCCTTCATCATTTTTTCTACCGGGACCAACGGCAACAACTGTACCCTGTTCAGGACCCTTTTTGTCTACGCTTTCTGGCAAAACAATACCGCTCTCTGTAACCTCTTCGGGTTTTTGAGGCTCAATAATAACATTATCTCGCAATGGACTGACTCTCATATTGTTTTTTCACTTCGTTCGCAAACAGGTTCTAGGTATTAGGAGTTAGGTACTAGTCTAATACCTAAAAGCTAAAACCTGATACCTGCGAGCGAAGCGAGCTTAATTTATAACATTACCCATTGTAATAAAATTAGCACTCACTTGTCAATACTGCTAATGTTTCGGCAGGCTCAACATCTTCTTTTATGTTTCGGCAGGCCCCCACACCAAAATCTTTGGTGTGGGGGGCAAGCTCAACTTTCTACACAGTCAAATAAAAACCCGCATCTGATTAATGCGAGAACACTGCTACATAACCTCCTTAACTTTTTTATTATCTGTTTTTTTCACCATCCTGTTCGTCGGTAGACGAGCTTGCAAAAGTAGCAACAGGATGTTGTATTCTTATACTTTCTTCTCTTT
The Candidatus Spechtbacterales bacterium genome window above contains:
- a CDS encoding co-chaperone GroES, with translation MRVSPLRDNVIIEPQKPEEVTESGIVLPESVDKKGPEQGTVVAVGPGRKNDEGETIALEVKKGDTVLFTRGYSSEPLKFEGREYLLVKADDIIAKLE